A stretch of DNA from Allomeiothermus silvanus DSM 9946:
TCCACCATGGTCTTTTGCAGATCAATGATGAAGATGCCGTTGCGCTCGGCGTAGATGTAGCGCTTCATCTTGGGGTTCCAGCGCTTAGTCTCATGACCGAAGTGAACCCCGGCTTCCAGCAGCTCCTTGATGTTGATGTTGAAGGCCATGCTTCTCCTAACGGGAGAGGTTGGAGTGGGATTGGAGTTTGTGCCTGTTGCTTTTGATGCGGGGACCTCTCCCTGCCCCACATCGCTTTCGGCACACCCAAAGGGGAATTATAGCCGGGAAGAGGAGCTTTGGCAAACTTTTTGTGAGGCAGGGTCAGACTTGACCGATATACAGCCCTTGGGGTAGAGAAAGATCATGACTCTGCGCCAGGCGCTATCTCAGGTCCCGGACCCCCGGGCCCACAACCGGCGGTACCCCCTGTGGGGCCTTCTGGCCCTCATCCTGGTGGCCTTCCTGAGCCGCGTGGACTCCCTGCGCGGCGTGGAACGCTTTGCCCGCGCCAACCCCCACCTCTTGCCCCACCTGGGCCTGCGCAAGGCCCCAGGCCACACCGCCATCACCCTTCTCCTTCACCGCCTGGATCCTGAGAAGCTCCAGGCGGCCCTTGGCCAGGTCTTCCCCGAAGCCGACCTTGGGGAGGTCCTGGTGGTGGACGGGAAGCACCTGCGGGGAAGCGGCAAGGGGAAAAGCCCCCAGGTCAAGCTGGTGGAGGTCCTGGCCCTGCACCTCCATACCACCCTGGCCCAGGCCCGGGCGGAAGGGAGGGAGGAGAAGGCCTTCCTGGAGCTTCTGGACCGTTTGGAGGCGAGGGAGCTGGAGGGCAAGGTGGTGGTGGGGGACGCGGGGTACCTGTACCCTGAGGTGGCGGCCCGGGTGCGGAAAAAAGGGGGGACTATCTCTTGGTCCTGAAGGGGAACCAGGAGGAGCTTTTGTCCTGGGCCCTGGAGGTGTTCAAGGGGATGGCGGGAAGGCGTCTTCCCGGGGAGACGGAGGCGACCTGGAGTGGGGTGCGGGACGGGGAGGTGTGGACCTACCGGGTTTGGGCTTCCCCCTACCTGCCGGAAGAGGTGCGGGCCTTCCCTGGGGCCAGGCAGGTGGTGCGGCTTTGGCGGGAGGTGAGGCACAAGGGGACGGGGGAGGTGCGGCGGACGGTGAGCTACGCCCTCACCAGCCTGGGGCCGGAGGTAGCGGACGCAAAGCGGCTGGGGAGCCTGTTGCTTTCCCGATGGGAGGTGGAGAACCGATCGTTTTGGGTGCGGGACGTGTGCTTTGGGGAGGATGCCTGTCAGGTGCGGGGGGTGGGGGCGTGGGTGCTAGCGGTGCTGCGGGCCTTCCTGGTCTCCATGCTTCACCGAGAGGGGGTGAGGGAGAAGAAGGCAGCCCTAGAAATCTTCTTCTTCAACCCCCTCTCCGCCCTGCGCTTCCTGGGGCTCTATGCGGCATAGCGGTCAAGTCTGGAGGCAGGGTAACGCGGGCAACGGCCAGATTGGTTATAACCGGAGCATGAATGCTGCCGGCAAAGCTGAGCGGGTGCTGGTTATCCATAACGAAAAGTCCGGGCAGGGCGACTCGGGTTTGGAGGAGTTTGTGCTCGAGTTGAGCCACTACGGTCTCACCGGAGAGCTTCGGGCTTTACACCCCGGAGTTTCCCTGGAAGAACTCTTGCAGGATGCCTCGAGCTTTCGCGCGGTAGTGGCTGCGGGGGGCGACGGCACGGTCTCGGCGGTGGCCCACGCCCTCCTCGGCAGCGAGGTTCCCTTGCTGCCTTACCCGGCAGGCACCGCCAACCTAGTCGCCCTCAACCTGGGTCTGCCGACTGACCCCGCTGAACTCGCCCAGACCCTCCTGGCTGGCCAAACCCAGCCAATCGACCTAGCCCGGCTCAGCTACACCGATGCCTCGGGTAATGCTGTCACGCAAGGGTTCACTGTAGCAGCGGGGGTCGGCTTCGACGCCCAGGTAATCGCCGATTCGGAAGCCCTCAAGCCTCGCTTTGGGGTCGGGGGATATGTGCTCAGCGCCCTCGCCAACGCCAACGCCCCGGTTGCCCGGTTTGCTCTGCAACTCGACGGGGAGCCCTACCAGGCCGAGGGGATCGGGGTGCTGATAGCCAACTTCGCCAAGATGCAACTAGGCCTCGAGTTGGCCCCCGGCGCCAATGCCCAGGACGGCCTCCTCGAGGTGGTGATCCTCAAAACCCGCTCGGCGGCAGGCTTGGTCCCCGAACTGCTGCGCCAACTGGCGGAGAAGGTCGGGCTGGCTGCGCCCAATGTGAGCGACCGGCTGGAGATCCATTCGGTAAAACGGGTGCGGCTCGAGTCCGACCCCCCACTGCCGGTGCAGTTTGATGGGGAAAGTGTGGATGGAAGCCCGCCCCTGGAGGCCTGGGTAGTGCCGGAGCGGGTGCGGTTCATCGTTCCGGCGGCCCCGGACGCTTAGAATGCAAACCCAAGTTTGCGCCTAGGCCTAAGTGCTGCTATACTCCATCTTCGGTCAGGCGTTTAGCGCTCAAGGCCTGAGCGCTTGGCAAACTTGGGGCTGTAGCTCAGCGGGAGAGCAGGTCCTTTGCAAGGACAAGGTCGGGGGTTCAAATCCCTCCAGCTCCACCAGACCCAAACCGAGCCGGGCTGTGCCCGGCTCGGTTTTATGTAAGCTGATAGCGTGAATCTGCCGAACTCGCCGATCTGGGATGACGGAGCCTGGCCGGGGCTGCCCGAGCTCGAGCGCGACCTTCGGACCGAGGTCTGCGTAATCGGGCTGGGCGGTAGCGGGCTGGCTGCCATTCATGAGCTGCTGAAGTTGGGCCGGAGGGTGGTCGGAATTGATGCCAGGAGCGTCGCAGGCGGGGCGGCGGGGCGCAACGGGGGGTTTTTGCTGGCCGGGTTGGCCAAGTTTTATCACGAGACCGTGCAGCAGTTTGGGCGCGGGTTTGCCCGCAGCGTCTACCAGGCCACCCTCGAGCAGATTGAGCGCATGATCCAAGAGACCCCCGAGGCCATCCGCCGGGTGGGTTCTTTGCGCATTGCGGCTTCGGAAGAGGAAGAGCAGGACTGCCTCGAGCACTACCGGGCGCTGCGGGCGGATGGTTTTGCGGTTGAATGCTACGAAGGGCCAGAGGGAAAGGGTTTGCTGATTCCCAGCGACGGGGTATTCAATCCTCTGCTTCGAGGCCGCATCCTAGCCCGCCAGGCGCTCGAAAAGGGGGCTTGGCTCTTCGAGCATACCCCGGCTTTGGAGATCAGCGGCCAAGAAGTCCGCACCCCCAAAGCCCGGATCTACTGCCAGCAGGTGATTGTGGCGGTAGACGGCAGGCTCGAGCGGCTTTTCCCCGAGATGGTTGGCAGGGTGCGCACCGCCCGCTTGCAGATGCTCGGCACCGCTCCTGCACCGGAAGTTCGCTTTCCCCGGCCGGTCTATACCCGCTGGGGCTACGACTACTGG
This window harbors:
- a CDS encoding diacylglycerol/lipid kinase family protein → MNAAGKAERVLVIHNEKSGQGDSGLEEFVLELSHYGLTGELRALHPGVSLEELLQDASSFRAVVAAGGDGTVSAVAHALLGSEVPLLPYPAGTANLVALNLGLPTDPAELAQTLLAGQTQPIDLARLSYTDASGNAVTQGFTVAAGVGFDAQVIADSEALKPRFGVGGYVLSALANANAPVARFALQLDGEPYQAEGIGVLIANFAKMQLGLELAPGANAQDGLLEVVILKTRSAAGLVPELLRQLAEKVGLAAPNVSDRLEIHSVKRVRLESDPPLPVQFDGESVDGSPPLEAWVVPERVRFIVPAAPDA
- a CDS encoding NAD(P)/FAD-dependent oxidoreductase; its protein translation is MNLPNSPIWDDGAWPGLPELERDLRTEVCVIGLGGSGLAAIHELLKLGRRVVGIDARSVAGGAAGRNGGFLLAGLAKFYHETVQQFGRGFARSVYQATLEQIERMIQETPEAIRRVGSLRIAASEEEEQDCLEHYRALRADGFAVECYEGPEGKGLLIPSDGVFNPLLRGRILARQALEKGAWLFEHTPALEISGQEVRTPKARIYCQQVIVAVDGRLERLFPEMVGRVRTARLQMLGTAPAPEVRFPRPVYTRWGYDYWQQLPDGRLALGGMRDAELEAEWTYADEPSETIQTRLENLLRSIGVRARVTHRWAASVAYTLDGLPVAEEVRPGVWAIGGYSGTGNVVGAICGRAVARAVSGKKPPDAALLGLFSLLE